ATAATTATGTATATATTAATAAGAAAGTGATGATGATATGAATAAAAAAGTTCTAGCTATAAATAGTAGTAAAAGAAAGCGTAATACCTATGGATTGTTAATTGACATCAAAGAGCAATTTGAAAAAATCAATATTGATGTTGACATCATTAATCTACATGATTATAACATTGAGCTATGTACAGGTTGTGAATCTTGTATATTGAAGGATAAATGTTTCTTGGATGATGATATGGATATGTTGATGAATAAATTGCAACAATACGATGGAATAATACTTAGTACTCCAATATACCTTAACAATATTAGCGGAAAACTTAAAATGTTTATTGATAGAACTTGTAGATGGGTTCATAGACCAGCTCTAGCTGGAATACCAATCATGAATGTAGTAACAACATCATCTTCAGGTATAAAAAACACATTAAAATACATGGATAATGTAGCTGTTCAATGGGGAGCTTTTCCAACTGATAACATTAGCAGAAAAGTAACAACTGTCAAAGAGAAAGTACAACCAAAAGAATACGAAAATTTTGTGAAACATATTATGATGGATAAGAAATTATATAAACCTAGTATAGAACAGTTAATATATTTCTCAGTCTCTAAAGTACTTGCTCTAAAAGTTATTAAAAGAGATGCTAAATACTGGGAAGACAAAGGCTGGTTATCAAAAAACTATTTTTATGATTCCAAAATCAATATATTCAAAAAGGTAATAGCTAATAGATTCTATAAAATGTTATATAAAAAAGTAAATAGAGTGGAAGAATAATCTGAAATAATACAAAAAACTTAAAATCTGATTAAAATATTTAAAAATACTGGCGTTATCAAAAGGAATGCAGTATAATAATATATAACACAATAATGAAGGGGTGTTCACTAATGCCACAAGTCTTAAAAGACGATATTAAAAATAGAATACTTCATGTAGCTGTAGAGATGTTCAAGAATTATGGTTATGCAAAAACTTCAATGAAGAATATTGCAACAGAAGCAAAAGTAGCAGTGGGAAATCTATATAGATATTTTAACAGTAAAGAAGATTTGTATAACGAGATCATAAAAGAATTCGTAGATACAGTAAACAACATCATCAAGGAAAACACTCACAACATGGTTAATCTGGAAGATATGGAGGAAGATGTCTATGATATAGTGGGCAAGCTTGAAGACTATCCTAATTATCTAGGTGTATACCCCATGGTAAGTAAGATTTGTTATGACCTTAGTGAGTACATAAATAAAAACAGAGATAAAGCAATAATATTTTTTCAAAGCAGTAAAGAAGTTCCAAGTTCAAGACTTAATCTCATAGAGATAATTCAAAAAGTTCTCTATGGAAAAATAAAGAAGGATATGAATAAGACATATTTAGAAGACGAAGATAAATTATATGCTTGCAGTCTGGCAAAAGGTTTCTATGAGACTTTGAGCTATATGGTTATTAACATGGAAGAATCCTTTGATATGGCTGATTTAATGAAT
The window above is part of the Vallitalea guaymasensis genome. Proteins encoded here:
- a CDS encoding flavodoxin family protein; the encoded protein is MNKKVLAINSSKRKRNTYGLLIDIKEQFEKINIDVDIINLHDYNIELCTGCESCILKDKCFLDDDMDMLMNKLQQYDGIILSTPIYLNNISGKLKMFIDRTCRWVHRPALAGIPIMNVVTTSSSGIKNTLKYMDNVAVQWGAFPTDNISRKVTTVKEKVQPKEYENFVKHIMMDKKLYKPSIEQLIYFSVSKVLALKVIKRDAKYWEDKGWLSKNYFYDSKINIFKKVIANRFYKMLYKKVNRVEE
- a CDS encoding TetR/AcrR family transcriptional regulator; the encoded protein is MPQVLKDDIKNRILHVAVEMFKNYGYAKTSMKNIATEAKVAVGNLYRYFNSKEDLYNEIIKEFVDTVNNIIKENTHNMVNLEDMEEDVYDIVGKLEDYPNYLGVYPMVSKICYDLSEYINKNRDKAIIFFQSSKEVPSSRLNLIEIIQKVLYGKIKKDMNKTYLEDEDKLYACSLAKGFYETLSYMVINMEESFDMADLMNKVVKLYFL